A single genomic interval of Shinella zoogloeoides harbors:
- a CDS encoding aspartate/glutamate racemase family protein — MKILVINPNTTASMTDHIGKAARAAASPGTEVTAVNPVHGPRSIEGYFDEAMSLAGLLETIHRSPDCDAVVIACFDDTGLDAARCLTDKPVIGIGEAAYHFASMISNKFSVVTTLARSVPALEHNLARYGLIARCARVRSSEVAVLELEQPGSNARQKISAEIGLAVVEDNAEAIVLGCAGMAGLAADLAAEHGLPVLDGVTCAVKLAEAMAGLGMRTSRLGGYAPPPAEKLKHIFPAG; from the coding sequence ATGAAAATCCTCGTCATCAACCCCAACACGACTGCATCGATGACGGACCATATCGGGAAGGCGGCGCGCGCCGCCGCCTCTCCCGGAACGGAGGTCACCGCCGTCAATCCGGTGCACGGCCCCCGTTCCATCGAGGGCTATTTCGACGAGGCGATGAGCCTCGCCGGCCTGCTGGAGACGATCCACCGCAGTCCGGATTGCGACGCCGTGGTCATCGCCTGCTTCGACGACACAGGTCTCGACGCCGCCCGCTGCCTCACCGACAAGCCGGTCATCGGCATCGGCGAGGCGGCCTATCACTTCGCCTCGATGATCTCGAACAAGTTCTCCGTCGTGACGACGCTCGCCCGCTCCGTGCCGGCGCTGGAACACAATCTCGCGCGCTACGGCCTCATCGCCCGCTGCGCCCGGGTGCGCTCGTCGGAGGTCGCCGTGCTGGAACTGGAGCAGCCCGGCTCGAACGCCAGGCAGAAGATCAGCGCCGAGATCGGCCTCGCCGTCGTGGAGGACAATGCGGAGGCCATCGTGCTCGGCTGCGCCGGCATGGCCGGCCTTGCCGCCGACCTTGCGGCCGAGCACGGCCTGCCCGTGCTCGACGGCGTCACCTGCGCGGTCAAGCTCGCCGAAGCCATGGCCGGCCTCGGGATGCGCACCTCCCGCCTTGGCGGCTACGCTCCGCCGCCGGCGGAAAAGCTGAAGCATATCTTCCCGGCGGGGTAA
- a CDS encoding cytochrome c oxidase subunit 3, with amino-acid sequence MATTDDFSMATAQGKEADSLLLWILVWSELAVFGALLVAFMVLTMMDMEGAALFRAHLHPGLAAANTIILVLSGWQAALAVRLGAEGRPVRRPLVLAALLGLVFVAVKIFEYTLEARAGIGGLGALAELYFLVTGFHLLHVVFGAAILLLVARRPSQANVVMIATLWHAIDLVWLVMFPIVYLT; translated from the coding sequence ATGGCGACCACAGACGACTTCAGCATGGCAACGGCACAGGGCAAGGAAGCGGATTCCCTGCTCCTGTGGATTCTGGTGTGGAGCGAGCTTGCCGTCTTCGGTGCGTTGCTCGTCGCCTTCATGGTCTTGACCATGATGGACATGGAGGGCGCGGCGCTGTTTCGCGCGCATCTCCATCCGGGCCTTGCGGCGGCCAATACCATCATCCTCGTCTTGAGCGGCTGGCAGGCCGCGCTCGCGGTACGGCTCGGCGCGGAAGGCCGGCCCGTTCGCCGGCCCCTCGTGCTGGCGGCGCTGCTCGGCCTTGTCTTCGTCGCCGTGAAAATCTTCGAATACACGCTTGAGGCCCGCGCGGGCATCGGCGGCCTCGGCGCGCTTGCCGAACTCTATTTCCTCGTCACGGGCTTCCATCTCCTGCACGTCGTCTTCGGCGCGGCAATCCTGCTCCTCGTCGCCCGGCGGCCCTCGCAGGCCAATGTCGTGATGATCGCGACGCTCTGGCACGCGATCGACCTCGTCTGGCTCGTCATGTTCCCCATCGTCTATCTCACGTGA
- a CDS encoding cytochrome C oxidase subunit IV family protein: protein MTRQAREQFVATLAMLLTLAAGGAFVGGLSGGLLVPIAAVLVMAYAKGRFVVLDFMELRATRGALRSALLAWPAILLSLALVRAVAVTLLS, encoded by the coding sequence ATGACCCGGCAGGCCCGAGAACAGTTCGTCGCAACGCTCGCCATGCTGCTGACGCTCGCCGCCGGCGGCGCCTTCGTCGGCGGCCTTTCGGGCGGACTGCTGGTGCCGATAGCCGCCGTGCTTGTCATGGCCTATGCCAAGGGCCGCTTCGTCGTGCTCGACTTCATGGAACTGCGCGCCACCCGCGGCGCGCTGCGTTCCGCGCTTCTCGCCTGGCCGGCGATCCTGCTTTCGCTCGCGCTCGTGCGTGCCGTCGCCGTCACGCTCCTTAGCTGA
- a CDS encoding c-type cytochrome yields the protein MAERLTKTGARNVFYGGSIFFFTIFVGLTAHSHYYMRTTSTDETTLTDSVARGKHVWEKNACINCHTLLGEGAYFAPELGNVWKRYGGVEDPEGAREALKAWMAAQPSGAEGRRQMPQFNLTEQEVNDLADFLEWTSRIKTQNWPPNDAG from the coding sequence ATGGCAGAGCGCCTAACCAAGACCGGGGCCCGTAACGTCTTCTATGGCGGGTCCATCTTCTTCTTCACGATCTTCGTGGGGCTGACGGCCCACTCGCATTACTACATGCGCACGACCTCCACCGACGAGACGACGCTGACCGACAGCGTCGCGCGCGGCAAGCACGTCTGGGAAAAGAACGCCTGCATCAACTGCCATACGCTGCTCGGGGAAGGCGCCTATTTCGCGCCCGAACTCGGCAATGTGTGGAAGCGCTACGGCGGCGTGGAAGACCCCGAGGGCGCGCGCGAGGCGCTGAAGGCCTGGATGGCCGCCCAGCCGAGCGGGGCGGAGGGCCGGCGGCAGATGCCGCAGTTCAACCTCACCGAACAGGAGGTCAACGACCTCGCCGACTTCCTCGAATGGACGAGCCGGATCAAGACCCAGAACTGGCCGCCGAACGACGCCGGTTGA
- a CDS encoding nitric-oxide reductase large subunit, translated as MKYQTQKVAMLYFYGALGLFLAQVAFGVLAGTIYVLPNTLSELLPFNIVRMIHTNALVVWLLMGFMGSAYYLIPEETETELYSPKLAVAQFWMFFVAAGLTVVGYMFRIHEGREFLEQTFIAKVGIVVVVLMFLFNITMTALKGRKTTVVNILLFGLWGLALFFLFAFYNPANLALDKMYWWYVIHLWVEGVWELIMASVLAFLMIKLNGIDREVVEKWLYVIVGLALFSGILGTGHHYYWIGAPGYWQWIGSLFSTLEVAPFFTMVIFTFVMTWKAGRNHPNKAALLWSIGCSVMAFFGAGVWGFLHTLSSVNYYSHGTQVTAAHGHLAFFGAYVMLNLAMMAYAIPEIRGRQPFNQWLSIASFWLMCTAMSVMTFALTFAGVVQIHLQRVLGEGFMDVQDQLALFYWVRLGSGVVVLISALMFIWAVLVPGRERADSLTRLVQPAE; from the coding sequence ATGAAATATCAAACGCAAAAGGTCGCGATGCTGTACTTCTACGGCGCGCTCGGCCTGTTCCTCGCCCAGGTGGCCTTCGGCGTCCTCGCCGGCACGATCTACGTGCTGCCGAACACGCTGTCCGAGCTGCTGCCCTTCAACATCGTGCGCATGATCCACACCAACGCGCTCGTCGTCTGGCTGCTCATGGGCTTCATGGGCTCGGCCTACTACCTCATCCCGGAAGAGACCGAGACGGAGCTCTACAGCCCCAAGCTCGCCGTCGCGCAGTTCTGGATGTTCTTCGTGGCCGCGGGCCTGACGGTCGTCGGCTACATGTTCCGCATCCATGAGGGCCGCGAGTTCCTCGAGCAGACCTTCATCGCCAAGGTCGGCATCGTCGTGGTCGTGCTGATGTTCCTGTTCAACATCACCATGACGGCACTGAAGGGCCGTAAGACCACCGTGGTCAATATCCTGCTCTTCGGCCTGTGGGGCCTTGCGCTCTTCTTCCTCTTCGCCTTCTACAACCCGGCGAATCTGGCGCTCGACAAGATGTACTGGTGGTACGTCATCCATCTGTGGGTCGAGGGCGTCTGGGAGCTGATCATGGCCTCCGTGCTCGCCTTCCTGATGATCAAGCTCAACGGCATCGACCGCGAGGTCGTGGAGAAGTGGCTCTATGTCATCGTCGGCCTTGCGCTCTTCTCGGGCATCCTCGGCACGGGCCACCACTATTACTGGATCGGCGCGCCGGGCTACTGGCAGTGGATCGGCTCGCTCTTCTCGACGCTGGAAGTCGCACCCTTCTTCACCATGGTCATCTTCACCTTCGTGATGACCTGGAAGGCCGGCCGCAACCATCCGAACAAGGCCGCGCTGCTGTGGTCGATCGGCTGCTCGGTCATGGCCTTCTTCGGCGCGGGCGTCTGGGGCTTCCTGCATACGCTGTCGTCGGTGAACTACTACAGCCACGGCACGCAGGTCACCGCCGCGCACGGGCACCTCGCCTTCTTCGGCGCCTATGTGATGCTGAACCTCGCCATGATGGCCTATGCCATTCCGGAGATCCGCGGCCGCCAGCCCTTCAACCAGTGGCTCTCGATCGCCTCCTTCTGGCTGATGTGCACGGCCATGTCGGTGATGACTTTCGCGCTGACCTTCGCGGGCGTCGTGCAGATCCATCTCCAGCGCGTGCTCGGCGAGGGCTTCATGGACGTGCAGGACCAGCTTGCGCTGTTCTACTGGGTCCGCCTCGGCTCGGGCGTCGTCGTCCTCATCTCGGCGCTGATGTTCATCTGGGCCGTGCTGGTGCCCGGCCGCGAGCGTGCCGACAGCCTCACCCGGCTGGTCCAGCCGGCCGAGTGA
- a CDS encoding CbbQ/NirQ/NorQ/GpvN family protein: MNVMLKATRADIPAYSPSGNECDLFEKAWTRQLPLLLKGPTGCGKTRFVSHMAAKLSLPLSTVSCHDDLSSADLTGRYLLKGGDTVWVDGPLTRAVRNGGVCYLDEIVEARKDVAVVLHPLTDDRRILPLERTGEVLEAPPGFMLVVSYNPGYQNLLKALKPSTRQRFVAIEFDFLPKAEEIAVVAGESGLDEARVAPLVALAHKLRALKGHDLEEGVSTRLLVYCACLIDSGMETRAAVRAAMIEPLTDEPDVRAALLEIADAMIR, from the coding sequence ATGAACGTGATGCTCAAGGCCACGCGCGCCGACATCCCCGCCTACAGCCCTTCCGGCAACGAATGCGACCTGTTCGAGAAGGCCTGGACGCGCCAGCTCCCCCTTTTGCTGAAAGGCCCGACCGGCTGCGGCAAGACCCGCTTCGTCAGCCACATGGCCGCAAAGCTCTCGCTGCCGCTGTCGACCGTCTCGTGCCATGACGACCTGTCGTCCGCCGATCTCACCGGCCGCTACCTGCTCAAGGGCGGCGACACGGTCTGGGTCGACGGGCCGCTGACGCGCGCCGTGCGCAACGGGGGCGTGTGCTATCTCGATGAGATCGTCGAGGCCCGCAAGGACGTCGCGGTGGTGCTGCATCCGCTGACGGACGACCGCCGCATCCTGCCGCTGGAGCGCACCGGCGAGGTGCTGGAGGCCCCGCCCGGCTTCATGCTCGTCGTCTCCTACAATCCCGGCTACCAGAACCTGCTGAAGGCTCTGAAGCCCTCCACCCGCCAGCGCTTCGTCGCCATCGAGTTCGACTTCCTGCCGAAGGCCGAGGAGATCGCCGTCGTTGCCGGCGAGAGCGGGCTGGACGAGGCGCGCGTCGCCCCGCTGGTCGCGCTGGCGCACAAGCTGCGCGCACTGAAGGGCCATGACCTCGAGGAAGGCGTCTCGACGCGTCTCCTCGTCTATTGCGCCTGCCTCATCGACAGCGGCATGGAGACGCGCGCGGCCGTGCGGGCCGCGATGATCGAGCCTCTGACGGACGAGCCGGACGTGCGCGCCGCGCTTCTGGAAATCGCCGACGCGATGATCCGGTGA
- a CDS encoding nitric oxide reductase activation protein NorD: protein MLDFLELEETVGRAWHRLVGNTGSWPRHPDHAVRLEDVRPVLAVCFRGFGGEAAVQIAPARGRTSMHRLRLRQRLGLGEEKLVQPGRDHGTVMLPGAIDLFPDRGLNRDLYVWLAAAMALMPLDPIAESDPLQRDLAVLGRAEETVKAVLAAFPGLARRYGRLSAAFLEARQHRPLPSIERHVENRIVRLLRKGAGLADETLPVIFPHRAPAGYLPMLPVPLWPDAILREEGEGRGEEEDQPAAGGTPETPETGRHVALREKAEDRKGERSPFILNRFEKILAMAEMVNVDRPGDDSDDHDSSAAEELDDMTLGERKGRPAARFRFDLDLPPEALDRTPLTGEYTYPEWDYRTATYLADHCRVLASPAPDTAAVPEADADTKSLIRRVRRQFEVLRPRREMLRAQLDGVELDLDAVVRARSDLAAGGPGSDRIHMMSRPQAHDLAVTILVDVSLSTDAWFDNRRVLDVEKEALLVLSHGLAACGDSHSILTFTSRRRSWVRVETVKDFGEPMNHGVEARIAALKPGFYTRIGPAIRHAAAKLREQPSRRKLLLILTDGKPNDVDHYEGRFALEDSRRAVNEARRTGLSVFGVTVDREAQAYVPAMFGRNGYAIVSNIARLPAALPAIYRGLVG, encoded by the coding sequence ATGCTGGATTTCCTGGAGCTTGAGGAGACCGTCGGCCGGGCCTGGCACCGGCTGGTCGGCAATACCGGAAGCTGGCCGCGCCATCCGGACCACGCCGTGCGGCTGGAGGATGTCCGCCCGGTGCTCGCCGTCTGCTTCCGCGGCTTCGGCGGCGAGGCGGCGGTGCAGATCGCGCCGGCGCGCGGGCGCACCTCGATGCACCGCCTGCGGCTCCGCCAGCGCCTCGGCCTCGGCGAGGAGAAGCTGGTGCAGCCCGGCCGCGACCACGGCACGGTGATGCTGCCCGGCGCGATCGATCTCTTCCCCGATCGCGGTCTCAACCGGGACCTTTATGTCTGGCTTGCCGCCGCCATGGCGCTGATGCCGCTCGATCCCATCGCCGAGAGCGATCCGCTCCAGCGCGACCTTGCCGTGCTCGGCCGGGCCGAGGAGACGGTGAAGGCCGTGCTTGCGGCCTTTCCCGGCCTTGCCCGGCGATATGGCCGGCTTTCGGCCGCGTTCCTGGAGGCGCGCCAGCACCGGCCGCTTCCCTCCATCGAGCGCCATGTCGAGAACCGCATCGTACGCCTCCTGCGCAAGGGCGCGGGCCTTGCCGACGAAACGCTGCCGGTGATCTTCCCGCATCGCGCGCCGGCGGGCTACCTGCCCATGCTGCCCGTGCCGCTCTGGCCGGACGCGATCTTGCGCGAGGAGGGCGAGGGGCGCGGCGAGGAGGAGGACCAGCCGGCGGCGGGCGGCACGCCCGAGACGCCGGAGACCGGCCGCCATGTGGCGCTGCGCGAGAAGGCGGAGGACCGCAAGGGCGAGCGCAGCCCCTTCATCCTCAACCGCTTCGAGAAGATCCTGGCGATGGCCGAGATGGTCAATGTCGACCGCCCCGGCGACGACAGCGACGACCACGATTCCTCGGCCGCCGAGGAGCTGGACGACATGACGCTCGGCGAGCGCAAGGGACGCCCCGCCGCCCGCTTCCGCTTCGATCTCGACCTGCCGCCCGAAGCGCTCGACCGCACGCCGCTGACGGGCGAATACACCTATCCCGAATGGGACTACCGCACGGCGACCTATCTTGCGGACCATTGCCGCGTGCTGGCCTCGCCCGCGCCGGACACGGCCGCCGTGCCCGAGGCCGACGCGGACACGAAGAGCCTCATCCGCCGCGTTCGCCGGCAGTTCGAGGTTCTGCGGCCGCGCCGGGAGATGCTGCGCGCGCAGCTCGACGGCGTGGAACTCGACCTCGACGCGGTGGTTCGGGCGCGCAGCGACCTTGCCGCCGGCGGGCCGGGCAGCGACCGCATCCACATGATGAGCCGGCCGCAGGCGCACGACCTCGCCGTGACGATCCTCGTCGACGTCTCGCTGTCGACGGACGCCTGGTTCGACAACCGCCGGGTGCTCGACGTCGAGAAGGAGGCGCTGCTGGTGCTCTCGCATGGCCTTGCCGCCTGCGGCGACAGCCACTCGATCCTCACCTTCACCTCGCGCCGCCGCTCCTGGGTGCGCGTGGAGACGGTGAAGGATTTCGGCGAGCCGATGAACCATGGCGTGGAGGCGCGCATCGCAGCGCTGAAGCCGGGCTTCTATACCCGCATCGGCCCGGCGATCCGCCATGCGGCGGCAAAGCTGCGCGAGCAGCCGAGCCGGCGCAAGCTCCTCCTGATCCTGACCGACGGCAAGCCGAACGACGTGGACCACTACGAGGGGCGCTTCGCGCTGGAGGACAGCCGCAGGGCCGTCAACGAGGCGCGGCGCACGGGTCTCAGCGTGTTCGGAGTGACGGTCGACCGGGAGGCGCAGGCCTATGTGCCGGCCATGTTCGGCCGCAACGGCTACGCCATCGTCAGCAATATCGCCCGGCTGCCAGCGGCGCTGCCGGCGATCTATCGCGGTCTCGTGGGATAG
- the hemN gene encoding oxygen-independent coproporphyrinogen III oxidase codes for MQQALIEKYGEARLPRYTSYPTAPAFAPVVGAGTYGDWLSDIAPGTDASLYLHIPFCRSMCWYCGCHTTITQRDEPILDYIDMLRKEIDLVAERVGNRLKVRHVHFGGGTPTIMQPEEFRDLIGLLETRFGLSAGAEIAVEIDPRTLTAEMADALGKAGVTRASLGVQSFDPVVQKAINRMQSEAQTAEAVTRLRAAGVGGINFDLIYGLPHQTVASCITTAKAAVAMRPERFAVFGYAHIPSFKKHQRLIDERALPDAPARAEQAEAIAETLAEAGYVRIGLDHYALPGDSLAVAAGRGRLRRNFQGYTTDACETLIGFGASAIGRTPDGYIQNEVPPGVYAQRIASGRLATVKGYRLTAEDRLRAEIIERLMCDFSADIAAIAAHHGFDAAPLLQGNAKLAALLSDGAVDIQGGTVAVRQDHRFIIRAVAAAFDAYIDQSARTHSKAA; via the coding sequence ATGCAACAGGCCCTGATCGAAAAATACGGCGAGGCGCGCCTGCCGCGCTACACGAGTTATCCGACAGCGCCCGCCTTCGCGCCCGTCGTCGGCGCCGGCACCTATGGCGACTGGCTCTCCGACATCGCGCCCGGTACGGATGCCTCGCTCTACCTGCACATTCCCTTCTGTCGCTCCATGTGCTGGTACTGCGGCTGCCACACCACCATCACCCAGCGCGACGAGCCGATCCTCGACTATATCGACATGCTGCGAAAGGAGATCGACCTCGTCGCCGAACGCGTCGGGAACCGTCTCAAGGTCCGGCACGTCCATTTCGGCGGCGGCACGCCGACCATCATGCAGCCTGAGGAATTCCGTGACCTGATCGGCCTCTTGGAAACCCGCTTCGGCCTTTCCGCCGGGGCGGAGATCGCCGTCGAGATCGATCCGCGCACGCTGACGGCGGAAATGGCCGACGCGCTCGGCAAGGCCGGCGTCACCCGCGCCAGCCTCGGCGTGCAGAGCTTCGATCCCGTCGTGCAGAAGGCGATCAACCGCATGCAGAGCGAGGCGCAGACCGCCGAGGCGGTGACGCGGCTGCGCGCAGCCGGGGTCGGCGGCATCAATTTCGACCTGATCTACGGCCTGCCGCACCAGACGGTCGCCTCCTGCATCACGACGGCGAAGGCCGCCGTCGCCATGCGGCCGGAGCGCTTCGCCGTCTTCGGCTACGCCCATATCCCCTCCTTCAAGAAGCACCAGCGGCTGATCGACGAGCGCGCCTTGCCGGACGCCCCCGCCCGCGCCGAGCAGGCCGAGGCGATCGCCGAAACGCTTGCCGAGGCCGGCTATGTCCGAATCGGTCTCGACCACTACGCGCTGCCCGGCGACAGCCTCGCCGTCGCGGCCGGGCGCGGCCGGCTGCGCCGCAACTTCCAAGGCTATACGACGGATGCCTGCGAGACGCTGATCGGCTTCGGCGCCTCGGCCATCGGCCGCACACCGGACGGCTATATCCAGAATGAGGTGCCGCCGGGCGTTTACGCCCAGCGCATCGCCTCCGGCCGCCTCGCCACCGTCAAGGGTTACCGGCTGACCGCCGAGGACCGGCTACGCGCGGAGATCATCGAGCGGCTGATGTGCGATTTCTCCGCCGACATCGCGGCCATCGCCGCCCACCACGGCTTCGACGCCGCGCCGCTGCTGCAAGGCAATGCGAAGCTGGCCGCGCTCTTGAGTGACGGCGCCGTCGATATCCAAGGCGGTACGGTCGCCGTGCGGCAGGACCATCGCTTCATCATCCGGGCCGTCGCCGCCGCCTTCGACGCCTATATCGACCAGTCGGCCCGCACCCACAGCAAGGCGGCCTGA
- a CDS encoding DUF2249 domain-containing protein, translating to MSETLDKPLIDVRVIPPRERHPRIFGMLGALTPGQSMLITSDHDPRPLHYQLETNFPGQFGWDYLEQGPEVWRVEIDRLEDGGCDCCCGSDH from the coding sequence ATGTCAGAGACCCTGGACAAACCCCTGATCGACGTGCGCGTCATTCCCCCGCGCGAGCGTCATCCGCGCATCTTCGGCATGCTCGGCGCGCTGACGCCCGGCCAGTCGATGCTGATCACCAGCGACCATGACCCGCGCCCGCTACACTACCAGCTTGAGACGAATTTCCCCGGCCAGTTCGGTTGGGATTATCTCGAGCAGGGGCCGGAAGTCTGGCGCGTCGAGATCGACCGGCTGGAAGACGGCGGCTGCGACTGCTGCTGCGGCTCGGATCACTGA
- a CDS encoding DUF2249 domain-containing protein: protein MSETSTGIAPHVLDVRPILKSGGEPFQAIMQAVQGLQPGQGLKLLATFRPVPLFRVMQGRGFDHEDREIGGGDWEVLFTPQAEAAPVEISVDADRPETWPDPSDHLDLSDLDPPEPMVRILAAVEAMEPGEVLFAVLSREPVFLFPELTRRGHQWAGNFDETGAAYRILVRIGEAKA, encoded by the coding sequence ATGTCCGAGACTTCAACCGGGATCGCGCCGCATGTGCTCGATGTGCGCCCGATCCTCAAGAGCGGCGGGGAGCCGTTCCAGGCGATCATGCAGGCCGTGCAGGGGCTGCAGCCGGGGCAGGGGCTGAAGCTGCTGGCCACCTTTCGCCCCGTGCCGCTGTTTCGCGTGATGCAGGGCCGCGGCTTCGACCACGAGGACCGCGAGATCGGAGGCGGAGACTGGGAGGTGCTCTTCACGCCGCAGGCGGAGGCCGCGCCCGTCGAAATCTCCGTCGATGCGGACCGTCCGGAAACCTGGCCGGATCCCTCCGACCATCTGGACCTTTCCGATCTCGATCCGCCGGAGCCGATGGTGCGCATCCTTGCGGCGGTCGAGGCGATGGAGCCGGGTGAGGTGCTCTTCGCCGTGCTTTCGCGCGAGCCGGTCTTCCTCTTCCCCGAACTGACGCGGCGCGGCCACCAGTGGGCGGGCAATTTCGACGAAACGGGAGCCGCCTACCGCATCCTCGTGCGGATCGGCGAAGCAAAGGCTTGA
- a CDS encoding metal-sulfur cluster assembly factor has product MEEADIRDALRVIIDPEIGKNIVDLGLVYDISVERGGVVRVSMTTTTRFCPASDFLREAVEVCVASLPGVTKAEVQLTYEPPWTPDRMELA; this is encoded by the coding sequence ATGGAAGAGGCGGACATCCGGGACGCGCTGCGCGTCATCATCGACCCCGAGATCGGCAAGAACATCGTCGATCTCGGGCTGGTCTATGATATTTCCGTGGAGAGGGGCGGCGTGGTTCGCGTCAGCATGACGACGACGACGCGGTTCTGTCCGGCGAGCGACTTCCTTCGGGAGGCGGTGGAGGTCTGCGTGGCCTCCCTGCCGGGAGTGACCAAGGCCGAGGTGCAGCTGACCTATGAGCCGCCCTGGACGCCTGACAGGATGGAATTGGCGTAA